A single window of Candidatus Flexicrinis affinis DNA harbors:
- a CDS encoding calcium/sodium antiporter translates to MVVLDFIYIALGLAGLYFGGDWLVEGASRLARVLGVPVVIIGLTIVAFGTSVPELVTNLVAVVRDTNDIAVGNIIGSNIANIGLILGMSAAIASRALSTRDVQRDWVIMLGVAVLGYVLLVIDGDLSRVDGLILVGGIVLYIARAFRESREQHVDTTESRESAAHPEQHNVLKEVGRIAVGVVLLVIGAQLTVDGAVNIARFLGVSELVIGVTLVAVGTSLPELATSVVAATKGQHEIALGNVIGSNIFNILLILGVTGVLHPYEINGQALSFDAPFMLLMTVLMGLLIRDGRIARLEGIVLVATYIVYIMLVFFRPLIGV, encoded by the coding sequence ATGGTTGTGCTCGACTTTATCTACATCGCGCTCGGATTGGCTGGCTTGTATTTCGGCGGCGACTGGCTCGTAGAGGGAGCGTCGCGATTGGCGCGGGTCTTGGGCGTGCCGGTCGTCATTATCGGCCTGACGATCGTCGCCTTTGGCACATCGGTGCCGGAACTAGTGACCAATCTGGTCGCCGTTGTGCGCGACACCAATGACATCGCCGTCGGCAACATCATTGGCTCGAACATCGCCAACATCGGCCTGATCCTCGGCATGAGCGCGGCAATTGCCTCACGTGCCCTGAGTACACGCGATGTTCAGCGCGACTGGGTCATCATGCTGGGCGTGGCCGTGCTCGGCTACGTCTTGCTGGTGATCGACGGCGACTTGAGCCGCGTCGACGGCCTGATCCTGGTCGGCGGTATCGTCCTCTACATCGCGCGCGCATTTCGTGAAAGCCGCGAACAGCACGTGGACACGACAGAGTCACGGGAGTCGGCCGCGCACCCCGAGCAGCATAACGTGCTGAAGGAAGTGGGCCGGATCGCCGTCGGGGTCGTGCTGCTGGTGATCGGCGCACAGCTTACGGTAGACGGCGCCGTGAACATCGCGCGTTTCCTCGGCGTCAGCGAGTTGGTGATCGGAGTAACGCTGGTGGCGGTCGGGACGTCGCTGCCGGAATTAGCGACCTCGGTCGTGGCGGCGACCAAAGGACAGCACGAGATTGCTTTGGGCAACGTCATCGGGTCGAACATCTTCAATATTCTGTTGATCCTCGGCGTGACCGGTGTCCTGCACCCTTACGAGATCAACGGGCAGGCGCTCTCGTTCGACGCGCCCTTCATGCTGCTCATGACGGTCCTGATGGGACTCCTCATCCGTGACGGCCGCATCGCCCGGCTTGAAGGCATCGTGCTCGTCGCTACCTACATCGTTTACATCATGCTGGTGTTCTTCAGACCGCTGATCGGCGTGTAA
- a CDS encoding zinc ribbon domain-containing protein: MTDSSLQDVRQVLQQGDRQAALSLVDQILSAAPSAEGWTLAAEIVEAEADKIKCLDQALELDPNYEPARKMYADMGRLPPPRRAQSAPPVAPRPDEAQPDEPRVISRVGEQTVYEEGIYEMLWDCRFCGTTKLLGKTHKFCPVCGAQQDASWRYFPSDDEKIAVKDHVYVGADKVCPACNSLVAGNAEFCGRCGAPQSAAAEVKKQAAREAAAGQRFEREDLVARQMAETYGPPKTQAKPSRPKWMPYVIGAIVLVVVAAALFAIFAKREQTGYVTAFNWERAINIERFSAVAGSGLCSVMPADAYSVSRNYEQVGSRQVPDGEDCSMRQVDLGDGTFRQERVCVPRYRSEPVYDYVCTYMVNRWGYSRTANASGARDQTPAWPDPRLNTSTAGGCTGVFPSLGCERESGREERYMITLRTSEDDTYQCDIPFETWSDLPLEASFKFNVSIVGNRPDCGSLERQN; the protein is encoded by the coding sequence ATGACCGACTCATCACTGCAGGATGTACGTCAAGTCCTACAGCAAGGAGACCGGCAGGCAGCCTTGTCGCTTGTCGATCAGATTCTGAGTGCCGCGCCGAGCGCGGAAGGCTGGACGCTGGCGGCTGAGATTGTCGAGGCCGAAGCGGACAAGATCAAGTGCTTGGATCAGGCGCTGGAGCTTGACCCGAATTACGAGCCGGCGCGAAAGATGTACGCCGACATGGGCAGGCTGCCTCCGCCCCGCCGTGCCCAATCGGCGCCTCCTGTCGCGCCGCGCCCGGACGAGGCCCAGCCCGACGAGCCGCGTGTCATCAGCCGCGTGGGCGAGCAGACCGTCTACGAAGAAGGCATCTACGAGATGCTGTGGGACTGCAGATTCTGCGGGACCACCAAGCTGCTCGGCAAGACACACAAGTTCTGCCCCGTGTGCGGTGCGCAGCAGGACGCCTCTTGGCGTTACTTCCCGTCCGACGACGAGAAGATTGCCGTCAAGGATCACGTGTACGTCGGCGCGGATAAGGTCTGCCCGGCGTGCAATTCTCTCGTGGCGGGGAATGCCGAGTTCTGCGGTCGATGCGGTGCGCCGCAGTCCGCCGCCGCAGAGGTCAAGAAGCAGGCCGCGCGTGAAGCTGCCGCCGGGCAGAGATTCGAGCGCGAGGACCTTGTTGCGCGGCAGATGGCCGAGACCTATGGCCCGCCCAAGACGCAGGCCAAGCCGTCCCGGCCGAAGTGGATGCCGTACGTCATTGGCGCTATCGTGCTCGTCGTCGTCGCAGCTGCCCTGTTTGCGATATTCGCCAAGCGCGAGCAAACCGGCTATGTCACCGCATTCAATTGGGAACGTGCGATAAACATCGAGCGCTTCAGCGCGGTTGCTGGCTCGGGGCTATGCTCGGTGATGCCGGCCGACGCGTACAGCGTCTCGCGCAATTACGAGCAGGTCGGCTCTCGGCAGGTACCCGACGGCGAGGACTGCAGCATGCGGCAGGTCGACCTCGGTGATGGGACATTCCGGCAAGAACGGGTATGCGTGCCGCGCTATCGCAGCGAACCGGTTTACGACTACGTATGCACGTATATGGTCAACCGATGGGGCTATTCGCGGACTGCGAATGCATCAGGCGCGCGCGATCAAACGCCCGCATGGCCCGACCCCCGACTCAACACAAGCACGGCGGGAGGCTGCACTGGCGTGTTCCCGAGCCTGGGCTGTGAACGCGAGTCGGGCCGTGAAGAACGCTACATGATCACGCTCAGGACAAGCGAAGACGATACCTACCAGTGCGACATCCCGTTTGAAACGTGGAGCGACTTGCCGCTCGAAGCGTCGTTCAAGTTCAATGTGAGTATCGTCGGAAACCGGCCCGATTGCGGCTCCTTGGAGCGGCAGAACTAG
- a CDS encoding multidrug transporter gives MSRRRASHMYRFIIEDQRHVPPFNEPASQLTVGTEPLKIHHENIVAQVFGPQVTLGPTLRSREDLDQVIGEAIVYRDSLWFDREFLDYFVQEARRTGKACRAAFPASDKAFHTYTVPLTKGFEVALDPATRSIMFLCDLWYFPDGYTSEIEPVVVPSDAREIGFYTVPDFMTMKQGDLTHFAPMRAVISIESWVHVYFASIIFSNFARAARLDKLIADSVFAKLRLLWHAIVEQKQLLAASGAVKIGRNCDIDPSAVIRGPARIGDNCAIGAGVILDNVTIGDNVTIDAGCTLMMSSVANNCFLPFRASLYLTQVMENTIIAQNTCLQMCVIGRNSFVGAGSTFTDFNLIAQKPMRAANIDGELQSVGQIVLGSAVGHNCRIGSGMVVFPGRMIESDVVLVAGHQRRVITRSVSYEESDHHIIKFGDVHKRFYPRRDENEFELTEDW, from the coding sequence ATGAGCCGACGCAGGGCATCCCATATGTATCGCTTCATCATTGAAGACCAGCGCCATGTTCCCCCGTTCAACGAGCCAGCGAGCCAGCTTACGGTTGGCACCGAACCGCTCAAGATCCACCACGAGAACATTGTCGCTCAGGTCTTTGGCCCTCAGGTGACGCTCGGCCCGACGCTGCGCAGCCGCGAAGACCTCGATCAGGTGATCGGCGAGGCGATTGTCTACCGTGACAGCTTGTGGTTCGACCGCGAATTTCTCGATTACTTCGTGCAGGAGGCACGCCGTACTGGAAAGGCGTGCCGTGCAGCTTTTCCCGCCAGCGACAAGGCGTTTCACACGTATACCGTCCCGCTGACCAAAGGCTTCGAAGTCGCGCTCGATCCTGCTACCCGCAGTATCATGTTCCTGTGCGACCTGTGGTACTTCCCCGACGGCTATACGTCCGAAATCGAACCGGTCGTCGTGCCCAGCGACGCGCGTGAAATTGGCTTCTACACCGTGCCCGACTTCATGACGATGAAGCAGGGCGACCTCACGCATTTCGCGCCGATGCGCGCCGTCATCTCGATCGAGAGCTGGGTGCATGTCTACTTCGCGAGCATCATCTTCAGCAATTTCGCGCGGGCGGCGCGTCTCGACAAGCTGATTGCGGACAGCGTGTTCGCGAAGCTGCGGTTACTGTGGCATGCCATTGTCGAGCAAAAACAGCTTCTCGCCGCGTCGGGAGCAGTCAAGATTGGCCGAAACTGCGACATCGACCCGTCGGCTGTGATCCGCGGTCCGGCGAGGATCGGCGACAACTGTGCGATAGGCGCCGGGGTGATCCTCGACAACGTGACGATCGGCGACAATGTGACGATCGACGCGGGCTGCACGTTGATGATGAGCAGCGTCGCCAACAACTGCTTCCTGCCTTTTCGCGCGTCGCTGTATCTCACACAGGTGATGGAGAACACGATCATCGCGCAGAACACGTGCCTGCAAATGTGCGTGATTGGCCGCAACAGCTTTGTCGGCGCCGGCAGTACCTTTACCGACTTCAACTTGATCGCGCAGAAGCCAATGCGTGCGGCGAACATCGACGGCGAACTGCAGTCGGTCGGCCAGATCGTGCTGGGGAGCGCCGTGGGCCACAACTGCCGCATCGGGTCGGGGATGGTGGTGTTCCCCGGACGCATGATCGAAAGCGACGTGGTGCTGGTCGCCGGGCATCAGCGCCGCGTGATTACCCGCAGCGTGAGCTACGAGGAAAGCGACCACCACATCATCAAGTTTGGTGACGTGCATAAGCGCTTTTACCCACGTCGCGACGAGAACGAGTTTGAACTCACTGAAGACTGGTAA
- a CDS encoding alpha/beta hydrolase: protein MPTITTDQGNIHYESLGRGRPVLLLHGWLGSWELWRRSLEELSSEFRVYALDHLGFGESRDRAGRFTVDQYIQSVSLFMEKQGIQKAAIIGHSMGGTVALGVAKNRPDQVAKATVIGSPINGASLAPLLKLSGYESIARLFWTFPALLKLFMRYYAYFIANDGRTMSKMLVHDVSKITAESYFMSIGTLRKTDLRGQIGELGMPVMGMYGPKDRIVHPNQAKLLKDELPSAEIAWFENAGHFVMLDEPEKFHKTLREFLNK from the coding sequence GTGCCGACAATCACTACCGATCAAGGCAACATTCATTACGAGTCACTCGGGCGCGGCCGACCCGTGCTGCTACTGCACGGCTGGCTTGGCTCGTGGGAACTGTGGCGTCGGTCTCTAGAGGAGCTGTCGTCGGAGTTCCGCGTTTACGCGCTCGATCACCTCGGGTTTGGCGAGTCGCGCGATCGGGCCGGGCGGTTTACGGTCGACCAGTACATCCAGTCGGTCAGCTTGTTCATGGAAAAGCAGGGCATCCAGAAGGCGGCCATCATCGGGCACTCGATGGGCGGAACGGTTGCGCTGGGCGTCGCCAAGAACCGGCCTGATCAGGTGGCCAAAGCGACCGTCATCGGATCGCCGATCAATGGCGCGTCATTGGCGCCGCTATTAAAGCTGTCCGGCTACGAGTCGATCGCCCGGCTGTTCTGGACATTCCCGGCGCTGCTCAAACTGTTCATGCGCTACTATGCCTACTTCATCGCCAACGACGGCCGCACCATGAGCAAGATGCTGGTGCATGACGTGTCGAAGATTACCGCCGAGTCGTACTTCATGAGTATCGGCACGCTGCGCAAGACCGACCTGCGCGGGCAGATCGGTGAACTCGGTATGCCGGTCATGGGCATGTACGGGCCGAAGGATCGCATCGTCCACCCCAATCAGGCTAAGCTGCTTAAGGACGAACTGCCGAGCGCCGAAATCGCGTGGTTCGAAAACGCCGGCCACTTCGTGATGCTTGACGAACCTGAGAAGTTCCACAAGACGCTCCGCGAGTTCCTCAACAAGTAG
- a CDS encoding ATP/GTP-binding protein yields the protein MQTVKMVITGPYSSGKTEFIRSISEIEVVSTEREVTTEAERREKGATTVAMDFGRITVDDDLVLYLFGTPGQRRFDFMWEILAEGMLGFIVMVDSSKPETFREAKNILETFRAYAATPYVVAANKQDHPDAWSPDDLRIALRIDPDVKLLKCVARERASVRDVLLELLYAITEQMDE from the coding sequence ATGCAGACGGTCAAAATGGTCATAACGGGGCCATACAGTTCGGGGAAGACGGAATTTATCCGGTCTATCAGCGAGATTGAAGTCGTCTCGACCGAACGTGAGGTGACGACGGAGGCGGAACGCCGCGAGAAAGGCGCTACCACCGTCGCGATGGACTTTGGCCGCATCACCGTCGATGACGACCTCGTGCTCTACCTGTTCGGCACGCCCGGCCAGCGCCGTTTCGACTTCATGTGGGAGATTCTGGCTGAAGGCATGCTGGGCTTCATCGTGATGGTCGACAGCTCCAAACCCGAGACTTTCCGCGAGGCGAAGAACATCCTCGAGACGTTCCGTGCGTACGCGGCAACGCCGTATGTCGTCGCCGCCAACAAGCAGGATCACCCGGACGCGTGGTCGCCCGACGACCTGCGTATTGCACTGCGCATCGACCCGGACGTGAAGCTGCTGAAGTGCGTTGCTCGTGAGCGGGCGTCCGTGCGCGACGTCCTGCTGGAACTGCTGTACGCGATCACCGAGCAGATGGACGAATAG
- a CDS encoding DUF4388 domain-containing protein yields the protein MPIQGNLRDFSTTQLLNLINLSGRTGVLRVYEGVSTGERDANNNEKIAPGRERAQILFKAGKLVYAMVAGQLNDLIAVLKQGGKLSDAQAKLLRERAKGTGDKALAMRLIGANYVSRNDIVACVQQYVLDIVYNVMVWNREPFRFEENVDIDRADRIMVPIDLQNVIVEGARRLKELDEITKHIDNLDLCLKFPENPKEKYAGVHLSVDEWNVVKYVNPKNTIRQIARAINMSDTEIRRIVYGLEHAGLVEIVRPVAPKPVPVPTQSADRSARLQPQRPQRQVVNRIIEKLRSLG from the coding sequence ATGCCCATTCAAGGCAATCTGCGCGATTTCAGCACGACCCAGCTACTGAACCTGATCAACCTGTCGGGGCGCACCGGCGTCCTTCGGGTCTATGAAGGCGTCAGCACGGGTGAACGCGACGCGAACAACAACGAGAAGATCGCGCCGGGGCGGGAGCGCGCGCAGATCCTGTTCAAGGCGGGCAAGCTGGTCTATGCCATGGTCGCGGGACAGCTCAACGACCTGATCGCCGTGTTGAAGCAGGGCGGAAAGCTGAGTGATGCGCAGGCCAAGCTGCTGCGCGAACGCGCTAAGGGGACAGGCGACAAGGCACTGGCAATGCGCCTGATCGGGGCTAACTACGTGTCCCGCAACGACATTGTCGCGTGCGTGCAGCAATATGTTCTGGACATCGTCTACAACGTCATGGTCTGGAATCGAGAACCGTTCCGGTTCGAGGAAAACGTCGATATCGATCGGGCCGACCGCATTATGGTGCCGATCGACCTGCAGAACGTGATTGTCGAGGGCGCCCGGCGGCTCAAAGAACTTGACGAGATCACCAAGCATATCGACAACCTCGACCTCTGCTTGAAGTTCCCCGAGAATCCCAAAGAGAAGTACGCCGGCGTTCATCTCAGCGTTGACGAGTGGAACGTCGTCAAATACGTCAATCCGAAGAACACGATTCGCCAGATTGCGCGTGCGATCAACATGAGCGATACCGAAATCCGGCGCATCGTGTACGGGCTTGAGCACGCGGGCTTGGTCGAGATCGTACGTCCGGTCGCACCTAAGCCCGTGCCGGTACCGACGCAGTCCGCGGATCGCTCGGCAAGGCTTCAACCGCAGCGGCCGCAGCGCCAAGTCGTCAACCGGATTATCGAGAAGCTGCGTTCGCTAGGCTAG
- a CDS encoding CoA transferase, whose translation MVGVLAGIRVLDLTRLLPGAVATMMLADLGADVVKVEDPNGGDYARWMPPLVNGVSSIFAVNNRGKRSLVLDLKHAEGPELLLKLAVTSDVLIESFRPGTLERIGIGPDRLLAANSRLIVCRMSGWGATGPEVARSGHDLNYVARAGQVAIGSDAQVPRAQVADIGGAYAAVASILAALYARERSGDGAVLDISLAEAALPFSMFNWAERAVPYDEWGAGALTGEWACYRAYATADARTVTVAALEPKFWQAFCGAVERPEWIPLHSERDAQPALIDAAAAMFASKPADHWDALLKDVDCCFAVALPSGDIHTDPQFSARGMLGLGGDGLPWMRSPLAMSTTRADGAVPGYGEHTAEVIREAGMDDEELLRLIRCGCIKAGHVDVDHG comes from the coding sequence ATGGTAGGGGTGCTGGCGGGTATCCGCGTCCTCGATTTGACACGCCTGCTGCCGGGCGCCGTCGCCACGATGATGCTGGCCGACCTCGGCGCGGATGTCGTGAAGGTCGAAGACCCGAACGGCGGCGACTACGCGCGCTGGATGCCGCCGCTGGTCAACGGCGTGTCATCGATCTTCGCCGTCAACAACCGGGGTAAGCGCAGCCTCGTCCTCGATCTCAAGCACGCCGAAGGCCCGGAGCTGTTGCTTAAGCTAGCGGTCACAAGCGACGTTCTGATCGAGAGCTTTAGGCCGGGCACGCTGGAACGTATTGGCATCGGCCCTGACCGCCTGCTCGCGGCAAACTCGCGCCTGATCGTGTGCCGGATGTCGGGGTGGGGCGCGACCGGTCCCGAGGTTGCCCGCTCCGGCCACGACCTGAATTACGTCGCCCGTGCCGGTCAGGTGGCGATTGGCTCCGATGCGCAGGTGCCGCGCGCGCAAGTGGCCGACATCGGCGGGGCGTATGCGGCGGTCGCCTCGATCCTCGCGGCGCTGTATGCCCGCGAACGCAGCGGGGACGGCGCGGTCCTCGATATCAGCCTTGCCGAGGCGGCGCTTCCGTTCAGCATGTTCAACTGGGCGGAGCGAGCCGTCCCGTACGACGAGTGGGGGGCGGGTGCGCTGACCGGCGAGTGGGCGTGCTATCGTGCGTATGCGACGGCAGATGCCCGCACGGTCACGGTTGCGGCGCTTGAACCGAAGTTCTGGCAAGCGTTCTGCGGTGCAGTCGAACGTCCGGAGTGGATTCCGCTGCACAGCGAACGCGATGCCCAACCCGCGCTTATCGACGCCGCTGCGGCCATGTTCGCGTCGAAACCGGCCGATCACTGGGATGCGCTGTTGAAGGATGTCGACTGCTGCTTTGCGGTGGCGCTGCCGTCCGGCGACATCCACACCGATCCGCAGTTCTCCGCACGCGGAATGCTCGGGCTGGGCGGTGACGGCCTGCCGTGGATGCGTTCGCCGCTGGCGATGTCAACAACGCGGGCCGACGGCGCTGTTCCGGGCTACGGCGAACACACCGCAGAGGTCATACGCGAAGCAGGCATGGACGACGAGGAGCTGCTCCGGCTGATTCGTTGTGGTTGCATTAAGGCCGGGCACGTTGACGTCGATCACGGCTAA
- a CDS encoding SDR family oxidoreductase, translated as MIVNICDVGTLRPWPERAAHGVSKAALWMLTQTSAVTYAPDGIRVNAVMPGPVMAPPGMSENRWQKIGEDQTLVGHAGSAEDVARAVGYLCREDFLTGVLLPVNGGEHLKW; from the coding sequence GTGATCGTCAACATCTGCGATGTCGGCACTCTGCGCCCATGGCCCGAACGGGCGGCCCACGGCGTCAGCAAAGCCGCGCTGTGGATGCTCACCCAGACCAGTGCGGTCACATATGCGCCGGACGGTATCCGCGTCAACGCGGTGATGCCGGGGCCGGTGATGGCCCCGCCCGGCATGAGCGAAAACCGCTGGCAGAAGATCGGAGAGGATCAGACGCTGGTCGGCCACGCCGGCTCTGCTGAAGACGTCGCCCGAGCGGTCGGTTACCTGTGCCGCGAGGATTTCTTGACCGGCGTGCTGCTGCCGGTCAACGGCGGCGAGCACCTGAAATGGTAG
- a CDS encoding SDR family NAD(P)-dependent oxidoreductase, translated as MQNELRGRIALVTGGAHRVGKAIALELARSGVHVVVNYNRTADDVVAETVSEIMSCGVEAVALQGDVSRPADVTAMFERIKDSVGTLDIVVNSASVFPSGTLAETSFETWQQALDVNVTGPFLVTQAAAQLMQRTTRKAA; from the coding sequence ATGCAGAACGAACTCCGCGGGCGAATCGCACTGGTTACAGGGGGCGCGCATCGGGTCGGCAAGGCCATTGCGCTGGAGCTGGCGCGTTCCGGCGTCCACGTCGTCGTCAACTACAACCGTACCGCCGATGACGTCGTTGCCGAGACGGTATCCGAGATCATGAGCTGTGGCGTTGAGGCGGTAGCCCTGCAGGGTGACGTCAGCAGACCCGCTGACGTCACAGCGATGTTCGAGCGCATCAAGGACTCCGTCGGTACGCTCGACATTGTCGTCAACAGCGCGTCTGTGTTCCCGTCCGGCACGCTTGCCGAGACGTCGTTTGAGACGTGGCAGCAGGCGCTGGACGTGAACGTGACCGGCCCGTTTCTCGTAACACAGGCAGCCGCGCAGTTGATGCAAAGAACGACCCGAAAGGCGGCGTGA
- a CDS encoding cytochrome C oxidase subunit IV family protein, producing the protein MSEQSHAPEMAEAAEAAAHGEHAAHAEHAETTVVFGRELPFPLYTVVFLGLGILTIIEVLVAEVFSSGIKIPILLALAAVKAYLVVYYYMHLKTDSRLFAVALIVPLVVALVSMLFVLITPPGSY; encoded by the coding sequence ATGAGCGAACAATCCCACGCGCCCGAGATGGCTGAAGCGGCTGAGGCCGCCGCCCACGGCGAACACGCCGCGCACGCGGAACACGCCGAAACAACGGTCGTGTTCGGGCGCGAGCTGCCGTTCCCCCTGTATACGGTCGTATTCCTCGGCCTTGGCATACTGACGATCATCGAAGTGCTGGTCGCCGAAGTCTTCAGCAGCGGGATCAAGATCCCCATATTGCTGGCACTGGCGGCGGTAAAGGCATACTTGGTGGTGTACTACTACATGCACCTCAAGACCGACAGCCGGTTGTTCGCGGTCGCGCTGATCGTACCGCTGGTCGTTGCGCTGGTTTCGATGCTGTTCGTGCTGATCACGCCGCCGGGCAGCTATTAG
- a CDS encoding heme-copper oxidase subunit III translates to MSEITVHESKAPVIHDPHEEAIRNDNHKFAMWLYLASEVILFAVFIGGYALFRVNEPEAVRNAHDGLGIALVSINTFLLLTSSWCMVMGLREIQRDNVRGMLRWLGATAALGTLFVGLQWVEYRELAHLGITLDIANSAEAYSGFGMRFYAPTFFHGVHVVIGVIWCLLVMRRGARGEFSSKRYTGVETFGLYWHFVDVVWIILFTLIYLV, encoded by the coding sequence ATGAGCGAAATCACCGTTCACGAGTCGAAGGCGCCGGTCATTCACGACCCGCACGAAGAGGCGATCCGCAACGATAACCACAAGTTCGCGATGTGGCTGTACCTCGCCAGCGAAGTCATCCTGTTTGCGGTGTTTATCGGCGGCTATGCGCTGTTCCGGGTCAATGAACCAGAAGCGGTGCGCAACGCCCACGACGGGCTTGGCATTGCGCTGGTCTCGATCAACACGTTCCTGCTGCTGACCAGTTCGTGGTGCATGGTCATGGGCCTGCGCGAGATTCAGCGCGACAACGTCCGCGGGATGCTGCGCTGGCTCGGCGCAACGGCCGCGCTTGGCACGCTGTTCGTCGGCCTGCAATGGGTCGAATACCGCGAGCTGGCACATCTGGGAATCACGCTCGACATCGCCAACAGCGCCGAGGCGTACAGCGGGTTCGGCATGCGCTTCTACGCGCCGACGTTCTTCCACGGCGTGCATGTGGTCATCGGCGTTATCTGGTGCCTGCTCGTTATGCGGCGCGGCGCACGCGGCGAGTTCAGCAGCAAGCGATACACCGGCGTCGAGACGTTCGGCCTGTACTGGCACTTCGTCGACGTCGTGTGGATCATCCTGTTCACCCTGATTTATCTGGTATAG
- a CDS encoding cytochrome c oxidase subunit 3, with the protein MQRNTPYRDMWYNETVDEDREAAIRLKNKRNGMTVFQASWILVFVCLIVVNLQLRGGAPAWPPEGVERLDPVLPTLATLGLLASAVLVRRGMRTLLRDSLGGFLLQWRAALGLGALFVAVMAYEWLSVAPIPEMRVVLANGEEIITAITQYNAIFRVMTAFHAFHALVIGIYMVRVLRTAARGGLTEDTWSAEAGAKLWYFVVIAWLMFYVVLYWL; encoded by the coding sequence ATGCAGCGTAACACGCCGTACCGCGATATGTGGTACAACGAAACCGTTGACGAGGACCGCGAGGCGGCGATCCGACTCAAGAACAAGCGCAACGGGATGACCGTCTTTCAGGCGTCGTGGATTCTCGTCTTCGTCTGCCTGATCGTGGTGAATTTGCAGCTTCGCGGGGGGGCGCCCGCGTGGCCGCCCGAGGGAGTCGAACGGCTCGACCCCGTCCTGCCGACACTTGCGACGCTCGGCTTACTTGCCAGCGCCGTGCTGGTGCGTCGCGGGATGCGCACGCTGCTGCGTGACTCGCTGGGCGGATTCTTGTTACAATGGCGGGCGGCGCTGGGCCTTGGCGCGCTGTTCGTTGCTGTGATGGCATACGAGTGGCTGTCGGTCGCGCCGATCCCCGAAATGCGGGTCGTGCTGGCGAACGGTGAAGAGATAATCACCGCCATCACCCAGTACAACGCGATCTTCCGCGTGATGACGGCGTTCCATGCGTTTCACGCGCTGGTGATCGGCATCTACATGGTTCGGGTGCTGCGCACGGCCGCGCGCGGGGGACTGACCGAGGATACGTGGTCGGCCGAGGCCGGCGCGAAGTTGTGGTACTTCGTAGTCATCGCTTGGCTGATGTTCTACGTCGTACTGTATTGGCTGTAA